The following are encoded together in the Cervus elaphus chromosome 23, mCerEla1.1, whole genome shotgun sequence genome:
- the CHGB gene encoding secretogranin-1, translating into MQPAALLGLLGATVVAAVSSMPVDIRNHNEEMVTHCIIEVLSNALLKSSAPPITPECRQVLKKNGKELKDEEKSENENTRFEVRLLRDPADTSEAPGLSSREDSGEEDAQIPTVADRESGGHSRERAGEPRGSEVAKEAKTRYSKSEGQNREEEMVKYQKRERGEVGSEERLSEGLGEAQTAFLNQRNQTPAKKEELVSRYDTQSAGGLEKSHSRERSSQESGEETKSQENWPQELQRRPEDQEAPGESQEDASPEVDKRRSRPRHHHGRSRPDRSSQEGNPPLEEESHVGTANSGEEKDRHPAHYKALEEGAEYGEEVRRHSAAQAPGDLQGARFGARGRGEHQALRLPSEESLEQENKRHGFSPDLNMAQGYSEESEEERGPARGPSYRARGGEAEAYSTLGQTEQKRFLGETHHRFQESQRDKARRRLPGELRNYLDYGEEKSEEGARGKWQPQGDPRDAEENREEARLRGKQYVPHHITEKRLGELLNPFYDPPQWKSSRFERKDHMDDSFLEGEEENGLTLNEKHFFPEYNYDWWEKKPFEEDVNWGYETRNPVPKLDLKRQYDRVAELDQLLHYRKKSAEFPDFYDSEEQMSPRHTAENEEERAGQGVLTEEEEKELENLAAMDLELQKIAEKFSGNRRG; encoded by the exons atGGAAAAGAGCTCAAAGatgaagagaaaagtgaaaatgaaaacacaaggttTGAAGTGAGATTGTTGAGAGACCCAGCTGACACCTCAGAAGCCCCGGGGCTCTCCAGTAGGGAGGACTCAGGGGAGGAGGATGCCCAAATCCCAACAGTAGCAGACAGGGAGAGTGGTGGGCATAGCCGAGAGCGGGCAGGCGAGCCCCGGGGAAGTGAAGTGGCCAAAGAAGCAAAGACACGCTATTCTAAGAGCGAGGGACAGAacagggaggaagaaatggtaaaaTATCAGAAAAGGGAACGTGGGGAAGTTGGCAGTGAGGAGAGACTGTCTGAAGGGCTGGGAGAGGCACAAACGGCTTTTCTCAACCAAAGAAACCAGACTCCGGCTAAGAAAGAGGAGTTAGTGTCCAGATATGATACACAGTCTGCCGGGGGCCTTGAGAAGTCGCACAGCCGGGAGAGGAGCAGCCAGGAGAGCGGAGAGGAGACCAAGAGCCAGGAGAACTGGCCCCAAGAGCTGCAACGCCGCCCGGAGGACCAGGAAGCACCCGGAGAAAGCCAAGAGGATGCCAGCCCCGAGGTGGACAAACGGCGCTCAAGGCCAAGACACCACCACGGGAGGAGCAGGCCCGACAGGTCCTCTCAGGAGGGGAATCCTCCCCTCGAGGAGGAGTCACACGTGGGCACGGCCAACTCAGGGGAAGAGAAAGACCGCCATCCAGCCCACTATAAGGCTTTGGAGGAGGGAGCCGAATATGGGGAGGAAGTGAGGAGACACTCAGCTGCCCAGGCTCCCGGGGACTTGCAGGGGGCACGATTCGGGGCCAGAGGACGTGGAGAGCACCAGGCTCTAAGGCTTCCCAGCGAGGAGAGCCTAGAGCAGGAAAACAAGAGACACGGCTTCAGCCCGGATCTAAACATGGCGCAGGGGTACAGCGAGGAGAGCGAGGAAGAGAGGGGTCCGGCGCGGGGACCCAGCTACAGAGCccggggaggggaggcagaggcCTACTCCACGCTAGGCCAAACAGAACAGAAACGGTTCTTGGGTGAAACGCACCACCGTTTTCAGGAAAGCCAGAGGGACAAGGCGAGGCGCCGCCTACCAGGCGAGCTGAGAAATTACCTCGACTATGGTGAGGAAAAGAGTGAGGAAGGAGCCCGAGGGAAGTGGCAGCCGCAGGGAGACCCGCGAGACGCTGAGGAGAACAGGGAAGAGGCTAGGCTTCGAGGCAAACAGTATGTTCCCCATCACATCACTGAAAAGAGATTAGGGGAGCTACTCAATCCATTCTACGACCCTCCCCAGTGGAAGAGCAGCCGTTTTGAGAGAAAAGACCACATGGATGACAGTTTTCTTGAGGGTGAAGAGGAAAATGGGCTGACCTTGAATGAGAAGCATTTCTTCCCAGAATACAACTATGACTGGTGGGAGAAAAAGCCCTTTGAAGAGGATGTAAACTGGGGGTATGAGACGAGAAACCCGGTCCCCAAACTGGATCTAAAAAGGCAGTATGACCGAGTGGCCGAACTGGACCAGCTCCTTCACTACAGGAAGAAGTCAGCTGAGTTCCCAGACTTCTATGACTCCGAGGAGCAGATGAGCCCACGACAcacagcagaaaatgaagaggagaggGCTGGCCAAGGAGTTCTGACGGAGGAAGAG gaAAAAGAACTTGAAAACTTGGCTGCGATGGATTTGGAACTACAGAAAATAGCTGAGAAGTTCAGTGGTAACCGAAGGGGCTAA